The nucleotide sequence CTGACGACCCATCACCCCAATTATTCCCATAATCAGCATATGCACCATAATTTGCATAGGCACCATCACCATTCCCATAACCAGCAGTTCCAGGAACCCCATCCTCTGGCTGAAAACCCGAACTTTGATCATAACCAGCACCATAACCGCCATAACTAGCACCACCATCCATGTAATAACCTGACCCTGCATTCTGGTCACTCCCATATTGATAACCGCTGTAACTCTCATAATTCACATAACCAGCTGAATTTTGATCAACAACAACACCGCCATCCGAAACACCAGAACTTGAAGGCAGAGCTGGTTCTGGCTCCGGTTCCGGTTCAGATGCTGGCGCCTCCGTCTCGATGATGGATCTACGGCCGGAACCAGAACTGGATTGGACGCCTAGGGTGGCGGAGTTGCGGGGCGCCGGAATGCTGGATAAGAATGACTTCACCGATGGAGCTTGAATTGAAGCCGCCATTTTTCTTCTTCggtttcgttcttcttcttcgtcttcatcATCGTCATCGTCGGGTGCGGAAGGTCTAGAGATGGGGATAGGTGGAGGCCTGAATTGAACCACCTTTTTGGGTTGTGGTTGTGGTGGTTGGATTTGGGATTTAGGTTTAGGGAGGGAAGTGAAAAGGGAAGAGCTTCCGGTGAATTTGGAGGAAGAGGGTGCAGACGTGTCGTCGTTGTCATGGATTGCGGTAACTGAATGTTGATTCGGCTGAGGAAGAGATTGAAACAGCGAAGAAGGAGAAGATTTGGGTtgaggaagagaagagaaaagagaggagACACCGCTGCTGGAAAACGATGTCGTTTTGGAGGGAACAGCTGCGGTTAGTTCCTGCTGTTGTTGctcatcttcttcttcgtctGAAGAAGCGTAGCTCGCTAACAGAGAATCCATGATTCAATTAGGGGTTAGGGATTTGCAATTATCAATTAGGAATTACGGATTTTGAGATGAACAATGAACAATTTCAACATCCAAACCCTATATttgcttcttcttttccttttcttttttccttttctttttcaactTAAGTGAAATCTATGTATTTGGGCCATATATATTGGATCATGGGAAAATTATTGTAAGGAGAAAGGCCCAAAACCGAATAACCACTCTGGACATAACAATAAGTCCAAACTTGTTGCTTGTAATATTCTCATTTTGTGGGAAAAAAAATCAGAGGTCTTAGCTCAAGTAGTCAATTATAAACCATActgtcacggccttggacacactccaacgctaccgtgccggcactcggacttactcaacctcttgagctaagaccaagtcagcctaaccctcaatatTTAGCAAGAAagttaagaacacaagagaacacaagagaaaggaagctttggtggaaagaacactttattactcaagtgttGGTTACAAATGATTTACACACACAAACTCTAACTCTCatccctatttatagccatccacctcagCATTCACTCTCTCAGTCTGCCCATCGGTTTGAGGATGGAAGCTTGTTGAGAAATGAAGCTCCGACCCAAGGATTTTGAACAGCTCTGTCCATAGTCGTCCTGTGAAGCGTGGATCTCGATCACTAATGATGCTCTTAGGCAATCCCCAGTACTTCAccacattcttgaagaatagTCGTGCTGCTTCCTCTGCAGTGCAGTCAGTAGGGGCAGGTATAAAGGTAACATACTTCGAAAATCGATCCACTACTACGAGAATAGATCCAAACCCCTCGGACTTCGGTAAGGCAGAGATGAAATCTAGAGAGACACTTTCCCACGGTCGCTCTGATGGAGGCAGAGGTTCCAACAACCCACTTGGTGTCttgttttcaatcttatcttgttggcacACAAGACAAGTCTTCACGTAGCTCTCCATTAATGATGTGTCCCAAGAAGTGGACTTCATCCCTTGCAAAGGAACACTTTTCCTTCTTCACATATAGGTTATTCTCTCGCAAGATCTTGAACACGGTTCGTAAGTGTTCTACATGTTCCTCCAAAGTATTGCTATAGACAACAATGTCATCCAAGTAGACCACTACAAACCGATCAAGGTAAGGTCGAAAGATCTCATTCATCAAGGTACAGAAGGTCGCAGGAGCATTggtcaagccaaaaggcatcaccaACCATTCATACGATCCATACCTCGTGACACACGTGGTCTTAGGCTCATCACCATCGGCAATTCTCACTTGGTGATATCCTGACCTCAAATCTAGCTTGTTAAGTGCTCGATAGTCGATGCATAACCTCAATGAACCATCATGCTTCTTTTGGAATAAGACTGGTGCGCCATAAGGTGCCTTCGATGGACGGATGAACCCAGCATCTAGCAAATCCTTGAGTTGCTTCTTCAACTCCTCGAGTTCTGGCGGTGCCATTCTATACGGTGTTGAGGCGGGCGGGTTTGCTCCTAACTCCAATTCAATCTTGTGGTCCACCTTCCTCCTAGGTGGTAGTTGTTTTGGCAACTCGGGAGGCAtcacatccttattttcttcaaggaCTTCCTTGATTTCGGGAGGAACGTCTTCTCTTTCAAGTGTTGACTCCTCTTGTAGTAGAGCCAAATATGTAATCTCTCCCTTCTTGAACCCTTTCTTGAGTTGCATAGCAGAGAGTATCGGCGGTCCTCCAACTTTAGAGACTGTAGGGACCATGCACGGAGACCCTTTCTCCATGACGCATACTACGTCGTAGTATGGCATAGgtattatattttccttcctttgTAAATCGAGCCCGATgactattttaaaatcgtccatgGGTGCTACTGAGAAATCCAGAAGACCCTTCCAAGAACCAAGAGTCATCTCAACCCCTTTTGCTACTCCCTTAAGGGGTTCACCCTTGGTATTCACGGGTTTGAACCAACCATTCTTTTCGGTGATCTTCAACCCAAGCCTCCTTGCTTCATCAGGCGTGATGAAGTTGTGTGTAGCACCAGTGTCGATCATAGCCATGACAGGTTTTTCATTGATAAAGGCTTTGACATACATCAAGCCTTTCTTTTCTGCAGTACTTGCCTCTTTGGTCTTCACAGCATTTATGTGTTGGATAGATCCAACACACTCAGTTACTTGAGTTTGAGCTTCTCGTTCCTCAGCAATACTCCAGAAAACTATTcaaacactgttaaatctaaccttctaaaattcTCCGTGACAATACGGTTTGTTTGGGgcgattttcgaaaaagatgtttttttaattgatttttttaaaaatatcttttataaaagtaaaaatgattttatatttggatatctcatataaaaagatctttttatttatcaattatgtttgaataaaataagataaaaatatttttttattcatttattatgtaaaaaatatcttttttttaaggaaaaaatatcttttaaaaaagatgtaaattgtaacttttcaaaaaagatattttttatttttctagtgtttttacttttactattaaaaattttttaaacacactagaaaataaaaaaaatcttttttcattaaaaaaaattatcttttttatcGATTTAATGGTGTCCAAATAAACACTTAATATGCGGTACTTAAATTTAaattgagtaaagtatcatttttgtctctaacgtttggggtaagtcccaaagttgtccctaacgtttcaaaattgactcaatgttgtcctgcaaTTAGAGATCCtgtaacagaattgacggcgggacaaaattgaaacaattttgaaacgttagggacttaaataggacgaaaacgttggggacaaaaatgatgcataaaaataatttttaattcagttttgtctttcaataatatcaattttttactgtacatagtattcaattattttttaattacatctaagtaaattacacttaatcacattactttcattctaaataaatttatttttttataattttacacttaaagttataagttaatatttcatgataactaaaaatctttaagagtaaaattataaaaaaatttaatttatttataatgaaaataatatgattaagtgtaatttacttagatgtgattaaaaaataattgaatactgtgtatagtaaaaaattgatattattaaaggataaaattaaaatttatttctatgtatcgtttttgtcccaaatgttttcgtcctatttaagtccttaacgtttcaaaatcgtctcaattttgtcctgcagtcaattctgttaacggatccctaacggtaggacaacattgagtcaattttgaaacgttagggacttaaataggacgattgaaacgttagggacaactttgggacttaccccaaatgttgggtacaaaaacgatactttactcgtTTAAATTTATAGGAATTTTTCAGTATTGTGTGAGTGTGTTGTGGtagaaaaccaaaaaataaaaaagaagtgagttttttactttttattatttaatcTGATGGATtatcaaaattcaaatataaaatcatcacatgaaattttaaattagttttttacctctaaataaatttaatttcatCAATGTATTTAAATATTCACATGTATGATGAAGACATTTTTTTTtggggtaaagtatactttttgtccctgaagtttactAAAAGTTTCAAAATTACCCCTAAGTttcaatttgtttcaattttatcccaaaagttttcgatttgcatcaattttatcccTGAACGTTAACATCGTTGAAATCACTAACAGACGTTAGTGACGTGGCAATAAAGGAGTTCTATGTGGCAACTATGTGTGTGAGTCATTTCTAAAACGATACTTACTCATATCCTTCAACTCCTTGTGAACGGGAAATTTCTTCTTGCTGGCTTCATCATCCTCACTCGATACCTCCTCTAATTCATCACTGTTCAATCCTTCATCATCGCTTAAACGAGAGCTCTTTCTCTTCCCAGCAACCACCTTTTGAGTTTTCTTTAACTTCTCGACAGCACTCTTACTTTTCTTAGATTTTCTTATATCTTGGTGCATCTCCCCAAGAGTTATATCAACATCAAATAAACCATCATCACCACAATAATCATCTTCACTATCACTAAAATGCAGATCAGAATCAGCCTCATAATCTGGGTCATCAGTGTCATCCTCTTCTTCACTATTGTCCCCATCACCAATATTCTGTAGCACTTCTTCAGCAGATAAATGGGCATCAACTAATCCTTGCATTTGGGCCTCCATATCCACCCCTCCACATTGGGCTTCTGCTTGAATATTTTGGGCCTGTCTAATATCACTTGGCCCACTATCAGCATCCACACACTCCTCCTCAACAACAGTTATAAAAGTGTtacttttatttaaagaaaaagtatagggagctaatagaatatttgtacaatgtgtttATTAGAAGGTTtaggaagtattagagatataattattagtggTATCTTTTTTCATCAGTGttattagaatataattaggatcaattaggattaattagcattatttagtatatctgaatatttattataggagattacgtctttattattacgattcttttAGTAccataaatacccttttatattgtattattctagacaacttgaatagacacacaaatcctttctccagtctagtctcttgtttctaacatggtatcagagccattgTATTTTCCTTGAAGACACCgtagtttttgcattttttttctatgTCATTCTTCTTTCCATTTTGTCACTCCTTTTATGCTTTTTCACCTCATCAACTAGCCTATTTTCTCTGTCTTGTGTTTTTTTCGagtcgaatgatcaaacaccattgtcctccgctgcttacctattctcatgaagaaatcatatagttttcactctctttcggcagttccgtctgcgttctctcgtggcagttccatctgcgttctctcgtgACAGTTTCGTTTATGTTCTCTTAtggcagttccgtctgtgttTTCTCGTGGTAGTTCCGTCTGTGTTTCGTCTGTGTTTCTTTGTGACAGTTTCGTCTGTGTTTCTTTACGGCAGTTCTGCACTTCCTTCAGAaagcggcagttccatctgcgcttccttccgacagttccgtctgcacccgcggcagttccatctgc is from Arachis ipaensis cultivar K30076 chromosome B01, Araip1.1, whole genome shotgun sequence and encodes:
- the LOC107642804 gene encoding proline-rich protein PRCC produces the protein MDSLLASYASSDEEEDEQQQQELTAAVPSKTTSFSSSGVSSLFSSLPQPKSSPSSLFQSLPQPNQHSVTAIHDNDDTSAPSSSKFTGSSSLFTSLPKPKSQIQPPQPQPKKVVQFRPPPIPISRPSAPDDDDDEDEEEERNRRRKMAASIQAPSVKSFLSSIPAPRNSATLGVQSSSGSGRRSIIETEAPASEPEPEPEPALPSSSGVSDGGVVVDQNSAGYVNYESYSGYQYGSDQNAGSGYYMDGGASYGGYGAGYDQSSGFQPEDGVPGTAGYGNGDGAYANYGAYADYGNNWGDGSSASVTAEPLASGPAESAAIFPKKRGRNEIPSEIIEVKQDELIKNRPREDQVKLTGIAFGPSYQPVSTKGKPSKLHKRKHQIGSLYFDMKQNEMKLAERRAKGMLTKAETQAKYGW